A region of Lacinutrix sp. Hel_I_90 DNA encodes the following proteins:
- a CDS encoding DUF5683 domain-containing protein, protein MLNKPLITLLCFLCLGFSTEAQNEKNKKKDTTLGANKELKIAFDSTLVKQPIDPLAPARAAFYSAVLPGLGQAYNKKYWKIPIVYAALGTSIYFYTSNNKDYKRVREAYKRRLAGFEDDEFQGRFTDDGLREAQKSLRRNKELSLLVTVGLYALNIIDANVDAHLLQYNIDDDLTLKPHYKIDAFDNTGSLGLTLNFKID, encoded by the coding sequence GTGCTGAATAAACCGCTTATAACACTCCTTTGTTTTTTATGTCTTGGTTTTTCTACCGAAGCACAAAACGAAAAAAACAAAAAAAAAGATACTACATTAGGTGCCAATAAAGAGCTAAAAATCGCGTTCGATTCTACTCTAGTAAAGCAACCCATAGATCCTTTGGCGCCAGCACGTGCAGCCTTCTACTCTGCTGTTTTACCTGGTTTAGGTCAAGCTTACAATAAAAAATATTGGAAAATTCCTATTGTTTATGCAGCATTGGGAACAAGTATCTATTTTTACACCTCAAATAATAAAGACTACAAGCGCGTTAGAGAAGCTTATAAACGCCGATTGGCCGGTTTTGAAGATGATGAATTTCAAGGGCGTTTTACAGATGATGGTTTACGGGAAGCCCAAAAATCGCTCCGTAGAAATAAAGAATTATCACTTTTAGTCACCGTGGGATTGTATGCTTTGAATATTATAGATGCTAATGTAGATGCACATTTACTGCAGTATAATATTGATGATGATCTCACTTTAAAACCACATTATAAAATTGATGCCTTTGATAATACGGGTAGTTTGGGTCTGACTTTAAACTTTAAGATAGATTAA
- a CDS encoding ParB/RepB/Spo0J family partition protein, with protein sequence MAKATKKQALGRGLSALLKDPSNDIQSVQDKNADKVIGNIVELELDSIDMNPFQPRTNFNEESLRELASSIKELGVIQPITVRKLGFDKYQLVSGERRYRASSLIGLETIPAYIRIANDQESLEMALVENIQRQDLDPIEIALSYQRLIDEINLTQEQMSDRVGKKRSTIANYLRLLKLDPIIQTGMRDGFLSMGHGRAIINIEDQTIQLAIYEKILSNKLSVRETEALVKNYNTTKEVKVPKKETEAEELPKYVKKGISAFSEYFGHKIDVKVSSNGKGKITIPFHSEEDFNRIKKLVKGAE encoded by the coding sequence ATGGCGAAGGCAACAAAGAAACAGGCTTTAGGCAGAGGGCTTTCGGCTTTGCTGAAAGACCCAAGCAATGACATACAATCTGTACAGGATAAAAATGCAGACAAAGTAATAGGTAACATTGTGGAACTGGAATTGGATTCTATAGACATGAACCCGTTTCAACCACGTACTAATTTTAATGAAGAATCACTTCGCGAACTAGCTTCTTCAATAAAAGAGCTTGGTGTAATCCAGCCTATAACAGTAAGAAAATTAGGATTTGACAAATACCAATTGGTCTCTGGTGAGCGTCGTTATCGCGCGTCGTCTTTAATAGGCCTCGAAACCATTCCTGCTTACATTAGAATCGCTAATGATCAAGAAAGTTTGGAAATGGCTTTGGTTGAAAATATTCAGCGCCAAGATTTAGATCCTATAGAAATTGCACTTTCATACCAACGTTTAATAGACGAGATAAATCTAACGCAAGAGCAAATGAGCGATCGCGTTGGAAAAAAACGGTCTACTATAGCAAACTATTTACGTTTGTTGAAGTTGGATCCCATTATTCAAACAGGTATGCGTGATGGTTTTTTATCTATGGGTCATGGTCGTGCGATTATTAATATTGAAGATCAAACGATACAGTTGGCTATTTATGAGAAAATTTTATCTAATAAATTATCGGTTCGTGAAACAGAAGCCTTAGTAAAAAACTACAACACCACAAAAGAAGTTAAAGTCCCTAAAAAAGAGACTGAAGCCGAAGAATTGCCAAAATATGTTAAAAAAGGGATCTCGGCATTTTCAGAATACTTTGGGCATAAAATAGACGTTAAAGTATCCAGTAATGGTAAAGGTAAAATAACGATTCCTTTCCATTCTGAAGAAGATTTTAATCGTATAAAAAAGTTAGTCAAAGGTGCTGAATAA